Proteins encoded by one window of Emys orbicularis isolate rEmyOrb1 chromosome 15, rEmyOrb1.hap1, whole genome shotgun sequence:
- the LOC135889376 gene encoding zinc finger protein RFP-like, whose protein sequence is MAAESPARCLQAEASCPICQEYFKDPVIIDCGHSFCRACISQCWEGSDIDVSCPQCGETAPQRNLTPNRQLANVLEIVQQLSLQVIEDAGWERVCGEHQQPLKLFCEEDQTPICVMCDASRAHATHTVVPIQEAAQEYKETFQAHLETLKEEKEKLKGFKVTDEGTSQQYRIQTEKERREIVSEFQQLKTFLEEEERLLLAQLEKLDEEIVKLQHDNVTQLSEEISRLSELIRELEGKCQKPASELLQDTRSTFSRCEMGKFQQPVEISPELAERRSDFSQKIFALTETLRKFKDTLPSELERKEGEPLESYTPVNVTLDPDTAHPELVLSADGKSVTWECRRQVLPDNPERFDRCPCVLGCEGFTSGRHCWEMEVEVGDEGRWAVGVARESARRKERINLNPKEGIWAVERWGHQFRALTSPMTPLGRVPSRIRVSLDCERGQVTFSDAVSEAPIFTFPPGSIPGERIRPWLLVRSSSGVRLCL, encoded by the exons ATGGCCGCAGAGAGCCCTGCACGATGTCTCCAGGCTGAAGCTAGTTGCCCCATCTGTCAGGAGTATTTTAAAGACCCGGTCATTATAGACTGCGGGCACAGTTTCTGCAGAGCCtgcatcagccagtgctgggaaGGGTCGGATATAGACGTCTCCTGTCCTCAGTGTGGAGAAACTGCTCCGCAGAGAAACCTCACACCCAACAGGCAGCTGGCGAATGTCCTAGAAATTGTCCAGCAGCTGAGTTTACAGGTAATTGAGGATGCAGGATGGGAGCGAGTGTGCGGGGAGCACCAGCAGCCTCTCAAGCTGTTCTGTGAAGAGGATCAAACCCCCATCTGCGTGATGTGTGATGCATCCCGGGCTCACGCCACTCACACGGTGGTTCCCATCCaggaggctgcccaggagtaCAAG GAGACGTTCCAGGCCCATTTGGAGACtctgaaggaagagaaagaaaagctgAAGGGATTTAAAGTGACTGACGAGGGGACAAGCCAGCAGTATCGG atacaGACAGAAAAGGAGAGGCGGGAGATTGTGTCTGAGTTTCAGCAACTGAAGACGTTTCTGGAGGAAGAAGAGCGactcctgctggcccagctggAAAAGCTGGACGAGGAGATTGTGAAGCTACAGCATGACAACGTCACTCAACTCTCTGAGGAGATTTCCCGTCTCAGCGAGCTGATCCGTGAGCTGGAGGGGAAGTGTCAGAAGCCAGCGAGTGAATTGCTGCAG GACACCAGAAGCACTTTCAGCAG ATGTGAGATGGGGAAGTTCCAGCAGCCAGTGGAGATTTCTCCGGAGCTGGCAGAGAGACGCAGCGATTTCTCCCAGAAAATTTTTGCTCTAACGGAGACTCTGAGGAAGTTCAAAG ACACGCTGCCCTCTGAACTGGAGAGAAAAGAAGGGGAACCCCTAGAGTCATACACACCAG tgaatgtgactctggatcctGACACGGCTCATCCCGAACTCGTCCTCTCTGCGGATGGGAAAAGTGTGACATGGGAATGCAGGCGGCAGGTTCTGCCTGACAACCCGGAGAGATTCGACCGATGTCCCTgcgtgctgggctgtgagggctTCACCTCTGGGAGACATTGCTGGGagatggaggtggaggtgggggatgagGGACGCTGGGCggtgggggtggccagagagtctgcGAGGAGGAAGGAACGGATCAACCTTAACCCCAAGGAGGGGATCTGGGCAGTGGAGCGGTGGGGGCATCAGTTCCGGGCTCTCACCTCCCCTATGACCCCCCTGGGCCGGGTCCCCAGCAGGATCCGGGTTTCTCTGGACTGTGAACGGGGGCAGGTGACGTTTTCTGACGCGGTTAGCGAGGCCCCGATCTTCACTTTCCCGCCGGGCTCCATCCCCGGCGAGAGAATCCGCCCCTGGCTCTTAGTAAGATCGAGCAGTGGGGTCAGACTGTGTCTCTGA